One genomic segment of Pseudomonas sp. RU47 includes these proteins:
- a CDS encoding phage tail sheath subtilisin-like domain-containing protein: MSFFHGVTTTSVDTGARTISLPSSSIIGLCDTFTPGVLGGGTAKAGELKLITTEREAIAAFGADSAITKACKAIYVKAKAVIVAIGVPKLEDAALQTSAIIGGELVSGQRTGLQALLDGKSLFNAQPRLLIAPGHTATQAVATALDSVAQKLRAIGIIDGPGTTDEAAIAYAENFGSRNLFMVDPGVKYWDTGTSSTVEAPGSAWAAGLFAWTDAEYGFWASPSNKELTGITGTGRAVEYLDGDETCRANLLNNANITTIIRDDGYRLWGNRTLSSDPKWAFVTRVRTLFILMDAVQAGHKWAVDRSITKTYVTDVTNGLDAFMRDLKAQGAIINFEVFADTELNTASQIAQGKVYWRIRFTDVPPAENPNFLFEVTDQWMTEVLEAA, translated from the coding sequence ATGAGTTTTTTCCACGGCGTCACGACCACCTCGGTCGACACCGGCGCGCGCACCATCTCGCTGCCCTCGTCGTCGATTATCGGTCTGTGCGACACCTTCACCCCGGGCGTTCTCGGCGGCGGCACGGCGAAAGCCGGCGAACTGAAGTTGATCACTACCGAGCGCGAGGCCATTGCCGCCTTCGGCGCCGATTCGGCAATCACCAAGGCGTGTAAGGCGATCTACGTCAAAGCCAAGGCGGTGATCGTCGCCATCGGCGTGCCCAAGCTGGAGGACGCGGCGCTGCAAACCTCAGCGATCATTGGCGGTGAACTGGTCTCGGGTCAGCGTACCGGCCTGCAGGCGCTGCTCGACGGTAAAAGCCTGTTCAACGCTCAGCCGCGGTTGTTGATCGCACCTGGCCACACCGCGACTCAGGCGGTGGCTACGGCGCTCGACAGCGTGGCGCAGAAGCTGCGCGCCATCGGCATCATCGACGGCCCGGGTACGACCGACGAGGCCGCTATTGCCTACGCCGAGAACTTCGGCAGTCGCAACCTGTTCATGGTCGACCCGGGCGTCAAGTATTGGGACACCGGCACCAGTTCGACGGTCGAAGCGCCCGGCTCGGCTTGGGCAGCAGGCCTGTTTGCCTGGACGGATGCTGAATACGGTTTCTGGGCTTCGCCATCGAACAAGGAGTTGACCGGCATCACCGGCACGGGCCGCGCGGTCGAGTACCTGGACGGCGATGAAACCTGCCGGGCCAACCTGCTCAACAACGCCAATATCACCACGATCATTCGCGACGACGGTTATCGCCTGTGGGGCAACCGCACGCTGTCGAGCGATCCGAAGTGGGCCTTCGTTACCCGCGTTCGCACGCTGTTCATCCTCATGGATGCGGTGCAGGCGGGGCACAAGTGGGCCGTCGACCGTTCGATCACCAAGACCTACGTGACCGATGTCACCAACGGTCTGGATGCGTTCATGCGCGACCTGAAAGCCCAGGGCGCAATCATCAACTTTGAAGTGTTCGCCGACACCGAACTCAACACGGCCAGCCAGATCGCCCAGGGCAAGGTGTATTGGCGCATCCGTTTTACCGACGTGCCGCCGGCAGAGAACCCGAATTTCCTTTTCGAAGTCACCGATCAGTGGATGACCGAAGTGCTTGAAGCAGCCTAA
- a CDS encoding phage tail protein has protein sequence MIFFSAKELGFYDSTIVEAIPEDGVEVSLEHRRAILDGQTAGMVIAADESGLPILIDRPPVSAEVLVAVERAWRDAQLAFTDPLVSRHRDEVEEGGSTSITPEQYAELQGYRRLLRDWPQGEQFPLIDHRPIAPPWLLEQIQ, from the coding sequence GTGATTTTCTTTAGTGCAAAAGAACTCGGGTTCTATGACAGCACCATTGTTGAGGCAATTCCAGAAGATGGCGTGGAAGTTTCCCTAGAACATCGTCGCGCAATTCTCGATGGGCAGACTGCCGGCATGGTCATCGCTGCTGACGAGTCAGGCCTCCCCATCCTGATCGATCGGCCGCCGGTTAGCGCTGAGGTGCTAGTCGCCGTCGAGCGAGCCTGGCGTGATGCGCAACTGGCGTTCACAGATCCGCTGGTTTCCCGGCACCGGGACGAGGTCGAAGAAGGCGGGTCGACTTCGATCACGCCTGAGCAATATGCGGAGCTGCAAGGCTACCGCCGGCTGTTGCGCGACTGGCCACAAGGCGAGCAATTCCCACTCATCGACCACCGCCCGATTGCGCCGCCTTGGCTGCTCGAGCAGATCCAATAA
- a CDS encoding phage tail protein: protein MIDANSQFFAILTNVGMAKQANADALGIPWKLTEMGVGDANPNGLADPPNPVPSAIQTKLLNEWRRKPLNQLKIDPVNPAVIIAEQIIPADEGGKWIREIGLYDADGDLVAVANCAPSFKPLLSQGSGRTQVVRMNFVVSNTGNITLKIDPAVVLATREYVDSRLLDELSRLDMKQSVRAATTANIALLGLQVVDGVSLNAGDRVLVKNQTVAKDNGPYVVAAGAWARASDADSNAKVTPNMTLAVEVGATQADTIWQLVTDGTIVVGVTALTFKDITDGLARLLSPIFVGSPKAPTPAQFDSSKLLATAEFVKRSGVEFSGFTTNSANLALAAEHVGGLHSFSGAVQLTATLPPTAGIGQGATVTLVCAGAGGLRVVGAGTDVVYTSTGVTGPILMALGDTAEFIRLQDQWRLIGGTVALRYAGIMAGESFTTRPQFDSTKALATTEFVQRALGNRAGAAIASVSTALTASIFGKLLLLNSSASFTVALPPSASGSPVAGSSITMQNVGSAAVTVIPSAGDTLGVISTQPMTSLVVQPGTSVELILQGTNYFISGGAALKFSPEFAMSAAQNGYQKHPSGLIDQWGSVAVTDNAEVNVVLPTAFPNAIFGAVVSVPLSAQAGAAEFSIAGVRKNGSSLNSILVNANSGPTNSVNPVIFWRVWGY, encoded by the coding sequence ATGATTGATGCGAACTCGCAGTTTTTCGCGATCCTCACGAACGTGGGGATGGCCAAGCAGGCGAACGCCGACGCGCTTGGCATTCCCTGGAAACTTACCGAAATGGGCGTGGGGGATGCTAACCCGAACGGGCTGGCAGATCCGCCCAATCCGGTGCCGTCGGCCATACAAACCAAGCTGCTCAATGAGTGGCGCCGAAAGCCGCTCAACCAACTGAAGATTGACCCGGTCAATCCGGCGGTGATCATCGCCGAGCAAATCATTCCTGCCGATGAGGGCGGTAAGTGGATCCGCGAAATCGGCCTCTACGATGCGGACGGCGATCTGGTGGCGGTGGCCAACTGCGCGCCAAGCTTCAAGCCGCTGCTGTCGCAAGGCTCTGGCCGCACGCAAGTCGTGCGCATGAACTTTGTGGTCAGCAATACCGGGAATATCACGCTCAAGATTGATCCGGCGGTGGTGCTGGCTACCCGCGAATATGTTGATTCGCGTCTTTTGGACGAGTTGAGCCGGCTCGACATGAAGCAATCTGTGCGCGCTGCAACGACGGCCAACATTGCTCTGCTCGGTTTGCAGGTGGTGGATGGTGTTTCGCTGAACGCCGGCGATCGGGTGTTGGTGAAGAATCAGACGGTTGCGAAGGATAACGGTCCATATGTAGTGGCGGCCGGAGCCTGGGCGCGGGCAAGTGATGCCGACAGCAATGCCAAGGTCACGCCGAATATGACGCTGGCGGTTGAGGTGGGGGCTACTCAGGCCGATACGATTTGGCAGTTGGTGACAGATGGCACGATTGTTGTGGGTGTCACGGCCTTGACGTTCAAGGACATTACCGACGGTCTCGCCCGTTTGCTTTCTCCGATCTTTGTCGGAAGCCCCAAGGCGCCGACGCCGGCGCAATTTGACAGCAGCAAGTTGCTGGCTACAGCTGAGTTCGTGAAGCGCAGCGGGGTCGAGTTTTCGGGGTTCACCACAAACAGCGCGAACTTGGCACTAGCGGCTGAGCATGTCGGCGGCCTTCACAGCTTTTCCGGTGCGGTGCAACTCACTGCGACCTTACCGCCTACGGCAGGTATCGGGCAGGGCGCTACTGTCACGCTTGTCTGTGCGGGTGCTGGTGGCCTGAGAGTCGTCGGCGCCGGAACCGATGTGGTCTACACCTCGACAGGCGTCACCGGGCCGATTCTGATGGCGCTGGGCGATACGGCTGAATTCATCCGACTGCAAGATCAGTGGCGGCTGATCGGTGGCACCGTTGCACTGCGCTATGCCGGCATCATGGCGGGGGAGAGCTTTACAACCCGGCCTCAGTTCGACAGCACCAAAGCGCTAGCAACTACTGAGTTTGTGCAAAGGGCGCTGGGTAACCGCGCGGGCGCCGCGATCGCCAGTGTCAGCACGGCGTTGACGGCAAGCATTTTCGGTAAATTGCTGCTGCTGAATTCGTCCGCCAGTTTCACTGTGGCGCTTCCGCCTTCTGCCTCTGGTTCTCCGGTGGCTGGTAGTTCGATCACAATGCAAAACGTCGGCTCTGCTGCTGTGACGGTCATTCCCTCTGCTGGCGATACCCTTGGCGTAATTTCAACGCAGCCAATGACGAGTTTGGTTGTTCAGCCGGGAACATCGGTTGAATTGATTTTGCAGGGTACGAATTACTTTATTTCAGGCGGGGCGGCACTGAAATTTTCGCCAGAATTCGCTATGTCTGCCGCACAGAACGGATACCAGAAACACCCGTCTGGTCTGATCGATCAATGGGGGTCTGTAGCTGTTACAGATAATGCAGAGGTTAACGTGGTACTCCCCACTGCGTTTCCTAACGCGATTTTTGGGGCGGTGGTTTCCGTACCCTTATCGGCGCAGGCGGGGGCTGCAGAGTTTTCTATTGCCGGAGTGAGGAAGAACGGTAGCAGCCTTAACAGCATTTTGGTCAATGCGAACTCGGGGCCGACCAACTCAGTCAATCCGGTGATTTTTTGGCGTGTGTGGGGGTACTGA
- a CDS encoding phage tail protein I, translated as MKSLLPLNSTQLERAMEAAFFEKTIVPLRDLYNPDTCPVHLLPHLAWAWSVDRWDYRWSEATKRAAIKASFYIHKHKGTIGALRRVVEPLGYLIEIVEWFQTVPEGVPGTFALKVGVLDTGITEEMYQELERLIDDAKPVTRQLTGLAISLETQGNLDIAVSLYDGDEIDVYPPVMRDIEVTGSFGVVGREHTIDTLDVYYD; from the coding sequence ATGAAGAGTCTACTGCCGCTCAACAGCACGCAACTGGAACGGGCCATGGAGGCCGCGTTTTTCGAAAAGACGATTGTCCCACTGCGCGACCTCTACAACCCCGACACCTGCCCGGTGCACCTGCTGCCGCATCTGGCGTGGGCGTGGTCGGTCGATCGCTGGGACTACCGATGGTCTGAGGCGACCAAGCGCGCGGCCATCAAGGCGTCTTTCTACATTCACAAACATAAGGGCACCATCGGCGCGCTGCGCCGCGTGGTCGAGCCGCTGGGCTACCTGATTGAGATCGTCGAGTGGTTCCAGACGGTGCCCGAGGGTGTGCCGGGCACCTTCGCGCTGAAGGTGGGCGTTCTCGATACCGGTATCACCGAGGAAATGTATCAGGAGCTAGAGCGCCTGATTGACGACGCCAAGCCCGTTACCCGGCAACTGACCGGGCTGGCGATTAGCCTGGAAACCCAAGGCAACTTAGATATCGCCGTATCCCTCTACGACGGCGACGAAATCGACGTTTACCCACCCGTCATGCGTGACATCGAGGTCACCGGCAGCTTTGGCGTGGTCGGCCGCGAACACACCATAGACACCCTGGACGTTTATTATGATTGA
- a CDS encoding baseplate assembly protein has translation MSTVDLSSLPAPTVLEPLDFEEVYQDGLGVFRGYMGGNWTAALESDPVVKVLEVGAYNKVGNRARVNDAGKALLLAHAIRGDLDHLGVNVNLQRLVIQAEDLLAVPPVPKVMEDDDPFRERIQLAYEGLTTAGPRNSYILHARNASGLVADATAESPAPCYVTVTVLGFDGEGEAPPELLATVAAALNDDDVRPVGDRVTVQSAQVIRYEIDAILHMAGAGPEADASLAEAKSRLASWINPRKRLGVEVARSAVDAQLHVAGVARVELVGWQDLAPTKAQAAFCTRYNVRLAG, from the coding sequence ATGAGTACCGTTGATCTGTCGTCGCTGCCGGCGCCGACCGTGCTGGAACCTCTGGACTTCGAAGAGGTTTATCAGGACGGTTTAGGCGTCTTTCGCGGGTACATGGGTGGCAACTGGACGGCCGCGCTGGAAAGCGATCCAGTGGTCAAAGTGCTTGAGGTCGGGGCCTACAACAAGGTCGGCAACCGCGCCCGGGTCAATGACGCCGGCAAGGCGCTATTGCTGGCGCACGCCATTCGCGGCGACCTCGATCACTTGGGGGTCAACGTCAATCTGCAGCGGCTGGTCATTCAGGCCGAGGATCTGCTGGCGGTGCCGCCGGTGCCCAAGGTCATGGAAGACGACGACCCGTTTCGCGAGCGCATCCAGTTGGCCTATGAAGGACTGACTACGGCCGGCCCGCGCAACAGCTACATCCTGCACGCGCGTAACGCCTCGGGGCTGGTGGCAGACGCCACGGCTGAAAGCCCGGCGCCTTGCTACGTTACGGTAACGGTGCTGGGGTTTGATGGGGAGGGTGAAGCGCCGCCGGAGCTGCTGGCCACTGTAGCCGCTGCGCTGAATGACGATGACGTGCGCCCGGTGGGTGATCGGGTGACTGTGCAGAGCGCGCAGGTGATCCGTTACGAGATCGACGCCATTTTGCACATGGCCGGCGCCGGCCCGGAAGCGGATGCCAGTTTGGCCGAAGCGAAAAGCCGATTGGCCAGTTGGATCAATCCACGCAAGCGGCTGGGCGTGGAGGTCGCACGCTCTGCTGTTGACGCTCAGTTGCACGTTGCCGGCGTTGCCCGGGTTGAGTTGGTCGGTTGGCAGGACTTAGCCCCGACCAAGGCGCAGGCGGCGTTCTGTACGCGCTACAACGTGAGGCTGGCGGGCTGA
- a CDS encoding GPW/gp25 family protein: protein MIGMDRQTGLPISGIEHLRQSIADILSTPLGSRRHRMEYGSKLRRFVDLPVNEGWKSAVQAEVARALGRWEPRLKLDQVRVLSVIGGQINLQIVGKYLGDGVTLEVAA from the coding sequence ATGATCGGAATGGATCGCCAGACCGGCCTACCCATATCCGGCATCGAGCATCTGCGGCAATCCATTGCCGACATCTTGAGCACGCCGCTGGGCAGTCGCCGGCACCGCATGGAGTACGGCAGCAAGCTGCGGCGGTTTGTCGATTTGCCCGTTAACGAGGGCTGGAAAAGCGCCGTACAGGCTGAGGTCGCCCGCGCTTTGGGGCGCTGGGAGCCACGTTTGAAGCTCGACCAGGTGCGTGTCCTTTCCGTCATTGGTGGGCAAATCAATCTGCAAATCGTCGGGAAGTACCTGGGCGACGGCGTCACGTTGGAGGTGGCTGCATGA
- a CDS encoding phage baseplate assembly protein V: MSYASAQHDRMIAGAVKACYVVAVDLSASPPVCRVSDGSEWVSAWVRWHSIAAGKARHWRAPSLGEQGSLISPSGDVSQGTFVPGLYGNAGPPPDNRDHVEVWRFDDGGSLVYDWQAKSYTITLPSGTVAIKVGGTEVVVTDNAVTVKSGTIDLEATVNIKGPVNIDGALSVTGNIDGAGNIMAAGNSDNHHKH, encoded by the coding sequence GTGAGTTACGCAAGCGCGCAGCATGACCGCATGATCGCGGGTGCGGTAAAGGCTTGCTACGTGGTCGCGGTGGATCTGTCCGCTTCGCCGCCGGTATGTCGCGTGTCGGATGGCAGTGAATGGGTCAGCGCCTGGGTGCGGTGGCACAGCATCGCCGCCGGCAAGGCCAGGCACTGGCGGGCGCCGTCTTTGGGCGAGCAGGGCAGTTTGATCAGTCCCAGTGGTGACGTGTCACAAGGCACATTTGTCCCGGGCTTGTATGGCAATGCCGGGCCGCCGCCAGATAATCGCGACCATGTCGAGGTCTGGCGTTTTGATGATGGCGGCTCGCTGGTCTACGACTGGCAGGCCAAGTCTTACACCATCACCCTGCCGAGTGGCACGGTGGCGATCAAGGTCGGCGGCACGGAGGTCGTCGTTACGGATAACGCGGTAACGGTGAAGTCGGGAACGATTGATCTTGAAGCGACCGTGAATATCAAAGGGCCTGTCAATATCGACGGCGCGTTATCCGTAACGGGCAACATCGACGGCGCTGGCAACATCATGGCCGCCGGCAACAGCGACAACCACCACAAACATTAA
- a CDS encoding head-tail joining protein, whose protein sequence is MGFRDLIAEVDAVVFETLGDTARIEGREEPVLGMFAAPWLQPKFGKLNTGLREPRFEIRVSDSQGLEQGMLVSVDLPALDGGGDYDLIQLEPSGDGLVALILRLRP, encoded by the coding sequence ATGGGCTTTCGCGATCTGATCGCCGAAGTCGACGCGGTGGTGTTCGAAACGCTGGGCGACACCGCACGGATCGAGGGTCGCGAAGAGCCAGTGCTCGGCATGTTTGCCGCGCCCTGGCTGCAACCCAAGTTCGGCAAGCTCAACACCGGGTTGCGTGAGCCTCGCTTCGAGATCCGCGTCAGCGATTCGCAAGGTCTGGAACAGGGCATGCTGGTCAGCGTTGACCTGCCTGCCCTGGATGGCGGCGGTGACTACGACTTGATCCAGCTCGAACCGAGCGGCGACGGACTGGTCGCCCTGATTCTGAGGTTGCGGCCATGA
- a CDS encoding major capsid protein yields MADIAIFEDEAFTVTSLTAALNDQPYLPGRISALGLFREEGITTLTVQIEKDGDTLALVPAGERGGSGLVVAASKRNLIPFNTVHLPERFTIKADEIQGIRAFGTRTELQAVQDVVNARLAKARRQLDATHEFQRMGALNGLILDADGQTPLLDIYAAFGVQRQKLSMGLTEAGTELRVKCGEALDMQEDALGSVTSTGSRAFCGKNFWNKLIVHKSVKETYLNSQQAAALRGDARESFEFGGIIWERYRGKVAGVSFVHDDKALLVPEGVPDLYISVFAPADYMETVNTQGIPYYSMIEPLPFNKGMAGEAQSNPLHLCTRPRAQILLEL; encoded by the coding sequence ATGGCCGATATCGCCATTTTTGAAGACGAAGCGTTTACCGTTACCTCGCTGACCGCTGCACTCAATGATCAGCCCTACCTGCCGGGCCGCATCAGCGCCTTGGGCCTGTTCCGCGAGGAAGGCATTACCACCCTGACCGTGCAGATTGAAAAGGACGGTGACACCCTGGCACTGGTGCCGGCCGGTGAGCGCGGTGGTTCTGGCCTGGTGGTTGCTGCGAGCAAGCGCAACCTGATCCCGTTCAACACCGTGCACCTGCCGGAGCGTTTCACGATCAAGGCGGATGAGATCCAAGGCATCCGCGCCTTCGGCACTCGCACTGAGCTGCAGGCGGTTCAGGATGTGGTCAATGCACGTCTGGCAAAGGCGCGTCGTCAGTTGGACGCGACGCATGAGTTCCAGCGCATGGGTGCCCTTAATGGCCTGATCCTTGATGCCGATGGCCAAACCCCGCTGTTGGACATCTATGCGGCCTTCGGTGTGCAGCGTCAGAAGTTGTCCATGGGGCTGACTGAAGCCGGTACCGAGCTGCGGGTCAAATGCGGTGAGGCGCTGGACATGCAGGAGGATGCGCTGGGCAGCGTGACCAGTACCGGCTCGCGCGCTTTCTGCGGCAAAAACTTCTGGAACAAGCTGATTGTTCACAAGTCGGTCAAAGAGACCTACCTCAACAGTCAGCAAGCGGCAGCGCTGCGTGGTGACGCCCGGGAAAGTTTCGAGTTCGGTGGCATCATTTGGGAGCGTTACCGTGGCAAGGTCGCCGGCGTGTCTTTTGTCCATGACGACAAGGCGCTGCTGGTTCCGGAAGGCGTGCCAGATCTGTACATCTCGGTGTTTGCACCGGCCGACTACATGGAAACGGTCAACACCCAGGGCATCCCGTACTACAGCATGATCGAGCCGCTGCCCTTCAACAAAGGTATGGCCGGTGAAGCTCAGTCCAACCCGCTGCACCTGTGCACTCGACCGCGCGCCCAGATCCTGCTGGAACTCTGA
- a CDS encoding head decoration protein codes for MTIKQEPMHAGEFLLSEGAGNISREAINVAAGPELWPGQILGLVTASGEFAPYEPTAEDGTENAVAILYGPLGESDVVRRGRAVVRLAEVSEAHLTGLDLAAEKALATHFVIVR; via the coding sequence ATGACCATCAAACAGGAACCGATGCACGCGGGTGAATTCCTGCTGTCCGAAGGCGCCGGCAATATTTCGCGTGAAGCGATCAACGTCGCGGCCGGTCCAGAGTTGTGGCCCGGACAAATCCTCGGACTGGTGACCGCCTCCGGCGAATTCGCACCGTACGAACCGACGGCAGAGGACGGCACTGAAAACGCGGTCGCCATTCTGTACGGCCCGCTCGGTGAATCCGATGTGGTGCGTCGCGGTCGCGCCGTGGTGCGGTTGGCCGAGGTCAGCGAAGCGCACCTGACCGGTCTGGATCTGGCCGCCGAGAAAGCACTCGCCACCCATTTCGTGATCGTCCGCTAA
- a CDS encoding head maturation protease, ClpP-related — MSKSAKPRIYNRAGKRVEVKDKTWYAVHASGDATERVIEVFVYGEIGAWGITANQFVQDLRAMDDGVSPVVAAFNSIGGDLFDGLAMHNALSRLGERCTGRIDALAASAASVAVCGAHRVVIAANAMLMIHNPYTYTGGSAEDFRRVADVLDQTLEAIIAAYKAKAPDIDDAELRRMVDAETWLTANEAVALGLADEVGDGVKVKACLGQGAVLQRFQNAPADLLAQLDEAPEPDPDLEPVDPPPVPPVVDSAKLALMVTQRCTAAGISNLVEPLLKSTQLESEEIVLAGLARAKAVNDLCVAARLPEFSAEYVAAGLDEAAVRARLFDKIVTSGKGFEIDNSLPLADDLAPKVLAKQPDPNSIWAARQAAQTGTAQSAKGARA; from the coding sequence ATGAGCAAGAGCGCGAAACCGCGTATTTACAACCGCGCTGGCAAACGCGTCGAGGTCAAGGACAAGACCTGGTACGCCGTTCATGCCAGCGGCGATGCCACCGAGCGAGTGATCGAAGTCTTCGTCTATGGCGAGATCGGTGCTTGGGGTATCACTGCCAATCAATTCGTGCAGGATCTGCGCGCCATGGATGATGGTGTGTCGCCGGTGGTCGCCGCGTTCAACAGTATCGGCGGTGACCTGTTCGACGGTCTGGCCATGCACAACGCGCTGTCGCGGCTGGGCGAGCGCTGCACCGGCCGGATCGATGCACTGGCCGCGAGTGCGGCCAGTGTGGCCGTGTGCGGCGCCCACCGCGTAGTAATCGCGGCCAACGCCATGTTGATGATTCACAACCCATACACCTATACAGGCGGTAGCGCTGAGGACTTCCGCCGGGTTGCTGATGTATTGGATCAGACCTTGGAGGCGATCATCGCGGCCTATAAGGCCAAGGCGCCCGACATTGATGACGCCGAACTGCGGCGAATGGTTGATGCTGAAACTTGGCTGACCGCCAACGAAGCGGTGGCGTTGGGGCTGGCCGATGAAGTGGGCGACGGCGTCAAGGTCAAAGCCTGTCTCGGTCAAGGCGCGGTGCTGCAACGATTCCAGAACGCACCGGCTGATTTGCTGGCCCAGCTCGACGAGGCACCCGAACCGGATCCGGATCTTGAGCCTGTCGATCCGCCGCCGGTGCCGCCCGTCGTAGACTCGGCCAAGTTAGCATTGATGGTCACTCAGCGCTGCACGGCGGCGGGCATCAGCAACCTGGTCGAGCCGCTGCTCAAGTCAACCCAGCTTGAAAGCGAAGAGATCGTTTTAGCCGGTCTGGCGCGCGCCAAGGCGGTAAACGACCTCTGCGTGGCTGCGCGGCTGCCGGAATTCAGCGCCGAGTATGTCGCTGCAGGTCTGGACGAGGCGGCTGTGCGGGCGCGTCTGTTCGACAAGATTGTCACCAGCGGTAAGGGCTTTGAAATCGACAACAGTCTGCCGCTGGCGGACGATCTGGCGCCCAAGGTGCTGGCCAAACAACCTGACCCCAACTCGATTTGGGCTGCTCGCCAAGCGGCCCAAACTGGAACCGCGCAAAGCGCGAAAGGAGCAAGAGCATGA
- a CDS encoding phage portal protein, with protein MARHFPTLTRNGFVLPSNIKASYEGAGEGRRSANWDAPDNGINSINTPALRNLRSRSRAAVRNDPYAFNVIDKRVSNLIGTGITPRPATDDDALRKLLQELWSDWVDESDADDRTDFYGQQALVARTVETSGECFVRLRPRSRDEGLAVPLQLQILAPEFVPHDKFESTKNGNVIRAGIEFTPGGKRVAYWMYLSHPRDAASLNAGYNQLVRVPATQVLHIFEPVEPGQLRGVPRLSPVLKRLRSLDNYDDAVLFRQEVANLFAGFITRPPPESGPMPRDPVTGAPLVTDRDGFTPMVALEPGTMQELGPGEEVEFSKPPDAGNNYPDFMRQQLMAAAAGSGTPYEILTGDMRGINDRALRVVLNEFRRRLEQLQFSVYVHQLCRPVRAAWMDMAVLSGVLVLDDYAQKRRQYLRTRWVPQGWAYIQPVQDVQARAMEVRAGFSSRSEMVLRTGYDAETVDLENAADLARATLLGLNYNTLDAVEDTDDKEQP; from the coding sequence ATGGCCCGACATTTTCCGACGTTGACCCGTAACGGCTTTGTGCTGCCGTCCAACATCAAGGCCAGTTACGAAGGCGCTGGTGAAGGCCGCCGATCCGCTAACTGGGACGCTCCCGACAACGGGATCAACAGCATCAACACCCCGGCACTGCGCAATTTGCGGTCGCGCTCCCGGGCAGCGGTTCGCAATGACCCGTATGCCTTCAACGTCATCGACAAGCGCGTCAGCAACCTGATCGGCACCGGCATCACCCCTCGGCCAGCGACCGATGATGATGCCCTGCGCAAGCTGCTGCAGGAGCTGTGGAGCGATTGGGTTGATGAGTCTGATGCGGATGACCGCACCGACTTTTACGGCCAGCAGGCGCTGGTGGCGCGCACGGTGGAAACATCGGGCGAGTGCTTCGTCCGATTGCGTCCTCGCAGTCGGGACGAAGGTTTGGCGGTTCCGCTGCAGTTGCAGATCCTGGCGCCGGAGTTCGTGCCGCACGACAAATTCGAGAGCACCAAGAACGGCAACGTCATCCGAGCCGGCATCGAGTTCACGCCCGGCGGCAAGCGGGTAGCGTATTGGATGTACCTGTCGCACCCGCGTGATGCGGCCTCGTTGAACGCCGGCTACAACCAGCTAGTGCGCGTCCCGGCCACGCAGGTGCTGCACATCTTCGAACCGGTCGAACCTGGCCAGTTGCGCGGTGTGCCGCGCTTGTCGCCGGTTCTGAAACGGCTACGCAGTTTGGACAACTACGACGACGCGGTGCTGTTCCGTCAGGAGGTGGCCAACCTGTTTGCCGGCTTCATCACTCGCCCCCCGCCGGAATCGGGACCCATGCCGCGCGACCCGGTTACCGGTGCGCCACTGGTTACGGATCGCGATGGTTTTACGCCGATGGTCGCGCTCGAACCCGGCACCATGCAGGAACTCGGTCCGGGCGAAGAGGTGGAATTTTCCAAACCGCCGGACGCGGGCAACAACTACCCGGACTTCATGCGTCAGCAGTTGATGGCTGCAGCGGCGGGTAGCGGTACGCCTTACGAGATCCTCACCGGCGACATGCGCGGCATCAACGATCGAGCGCTGCGGGTGGTACTCAACGAGTTTCGGCGTCGCCTGGAACAACTGCAGTTCAGCGTGTACGTGCATCAACTCTGCCGCCCGGTGCGGGCCGCGTGGATGGACATGGCGGTGCTGTCGGGTGTTCTGGTGCTGGACGATTACGCACAGAAGCGCCGCCAATACCTGCGCACCCGCTGGGTGCCGCAAGGCTGGGCTTACATCCAGCCGGTGCAGGACGTGCAGGCGCGAGCGATGGAGGTGAGAGCCGGTTTTTCGTCGCGCAGCGAGATGGTCCTGCGTACCGGCTACGACGCCGAAACGGTTGATCTGGAAAACGCCGCCGATCTGGCGCGCGCCACCTTATTGGGCCTCAACTACAACACCCTTGATGCCGTCGAAGACACCGACGACAAGGAGCAACCATGA
- a CDS encoding phage head-tail joining protein, with the protein MSFTKKHLDAVETAIARGEKTVRYTDRTVEYRTVDELLKAREEIRSSLASAAGPRSRVVRLYHGGRGL; encoded by the coding sequence ATGTCATTTACGAAAAAGCACCTCGACGCGGTTGAGACGGCCATTGCTCGCGGTGAGAAAACTGTGCGCTACACCGACCGTACCGTGGAATACCGCACGGTCGATGAGCTGCTCAAGGCGCGCGAAGAAATACGCTCGTCGCTGGCCAGCGCCGCCGGTCCACGTTCGCGCGTGGTTCGCCTTTATCACGGGGGCAGGGGACTTTAA